One window of Sporosarcina sp. 6E9 genomic DNA carries:
- a CDS encoding endonuclease, with translation MHKRNWKKRLSSILVIALIMNLLLPALPEVVSAETTKPSDLIISEYIEGSSFNKAIEIYNGTGQEIDLSNYTVELYANGATSTTAKLTLESTLADGETYVIHHTQANDEIKSKGNLANSSVINFNGDDALVLKKTNQVIDSIGQVGTRVENLKDVTLVRNSNITTGDKIIDDAFEPAVEWTAFPSDDASNLGTHNMDGVTPENPDEETITIADARTQATGVVKVKGIVTAKLKNTIHFQDETAALAIYPSSLNVQLGDEITVSGTLSAHNGLLQLIDVTLDGNGNPVGVPEATTFTGAQLNEENESKLATVNGVTLTAVQEGNGWANYTATDGTEFLVRDETATLNLTTGNAYDSITGIVQEFNGAYQLIPRNRADIVADASAVQAVTATPASGMIPTGTEVTLSTATSGATIYFTTNGDQPSESSQKYCAPIVVEQDMVIKAIAVKDGLKASNMTEFTYTVFDEEAGMQIHHIQGESHESPLENTFVNDIQGVVTYTYKIGSGNYFHFQTPDNLADDNENTSEGLVVFTGNKKANVNIGDLVSVSGTVEEFHIDGYFNTKQATDLSVTQINARDDRGGIIETVKSNVALPAPILINEDNLPTEVIDNDSFEQFDPEEDAIDFWESLEGMLVEVGTVKAVAPQEHGDLITVLESRETNTLHGGVKLTEETANPDRIQFKLHDNNQARDFEVATGDIFEGPITGVVNYGFQNFKIYADLADMQAKFVKGEATPETTTIVKEEDKLTIASYNLENFSNNPTSTSDDKARKLARAFASDMQNPDIIGVTEVQDNNGQDAGDAQANESYERLIETIVDAGGVRYEYANIDPVNNADGGAPNANIRVGILYNPDRVSLTEGIPAGDATTAVGYENGRLTHNPGRIDPNNAAFNNSRKPLAAQFDFQGENVIVIANHWNSKSGDTPLFGSTQPPIYGSEVQRKQIATVVSDFIAEIKTENPNENIVSVGDFNDFQFTEALKIHEGDHMTNMIHKVDEQDRYTYLFQGNSQVLDHILVSNNLVEETEIDILHINADFTDMAGRASDHDPVMVKVGLHGEESENPEEPAPITPEKIYDFTNMEAHELILHDRSVSVKLDANSKIKKGITVTGEYAEFHGDGFKKTDVTIKPKKAGAIIDFKGTVISKVTVEGKNVSELRGVENIKKIKYKKGADPDKIIITDTNGLPIGSVITPEKNVDYGNVNTGKLNIHDKSIAVTLGAKANVKNGVVFTGEYAEFYGEGFKNNTLTIKPKKSGAIIDFKGTEMSKVTIEGKNVAELRGTENVQKFDYKKGADPDKIKFPSIPENQAPVLKKSIENQKVTDGENIELKLSDYFSDPDGDALTFSSTKGTVNQESTILTLQLEVGSHIVSVTATDGTNSITEAFSVTVEEAEVEEPPVDDYYADAIGKKGEILKSTLHEIIDDHQQLSYSEVWDALKVTDEDPNNPNNVILLYSGDSRSKNLNGGAVGDWNREHTWAKSHGNFGTSKGPGTDIHHLRPTDVQVNSARGNLDFDNGGTANVKNCAECKRDGDSWEPPNDVKGDVARMLFYMAVRYEAGDKVDLELNDQVNNGSNPYHGKLSVLLEWHEQDPVSEWELNRNEKIEEIQGNRNPFIDYPEWANDIWGEGA, from the coding sequence ATGCATAAGAGAAATTGGAAAAAAAGGCTGAGTTCCATCCTAGTCATCGCGCTAATCATGAATTTATTACTCCCAGCATTACCAGAGGTCGTGAGCGCCGAGACGACAAAACCGAGTGATTTAATTATTTCTGAATATATCGAAGGAAGTAGCTTTAACAAGGCAATCGAGATTTATAATGGCACAGGTCAGGAAATCGATTTGAGCAACTATACAGTGGAACTTTATGCAAATGGCGCAACTTCAACGACTGCAAAATTAACACTAGAAAGCACACTGGCAGATGGTGAGACTTACGTCATCCATCATACGCAAGCTAATGATGAAATAAAAAGCAAAGGGAATCTGGCTAACTCGAGCGTCATTAATTTTAATGGTGATGATGCGTTAGTTCTTAAAAAGACCAACCAAGTGATTGACTCAATTGGACAAGTTGGCACGCGAGTTGAAAATTTAAAAGATGTCACCTTAGTGAGAAACAGCAATATCACAACAGGGGATAAGATTATTGATGATGCATTTGAACCAGCTGTGGAATGGACGGCATTCCCAAGTGATGATGCTTCCAATTTAGGAACTCATAACATGGATGGCGTCACACCTGAAAATCCTGATGAAGAAACCATCACGATTGCCGATGCGCGTACACAGGCAACTGGCGTAGTGAAAGTAAAAGGAATTGTCACAGCAAAATTAAAAAATACAATTCATTTTCAAGATGAAACGGCAGCACTAGCCATTTATCCTAGCTCACTTAATGTGCAACTAGGCGACGAAATTACTGTATCAGGAACGTTATCAGCACATAACGGCCTTTTACAATTAATAGATGTGACACTTGATGGAAATGGGAATCCGGTAGGCGTGCCGGAAGCTACTACTTTCACAGGCGCACAGCTTAATGAAGAAAATGAATCGAAACTTGCAACGGTAAACGGGGTAACGCTTACAGCGGTTCAAGAGGGAAATGGCTGGGCGAATTATACAGCTACGGACGGAACTGAATTTCTCGTACGAGATGAAACGGCAACACTCAACCTTACTACCGGTAACGCCTATGATTCTATCACAGGAATCGTTCAGGAATTTAACGGTGCCTATCAACTAATTCCGAGAAACCGAGCGGATATCGTAGCTGATGCATCAGCTGTCCAGGCTGTAACTGCAACACCGGCGTCAGGTATGATTCCAACGGGAACCGAAGTAACACTTTCTACAGCTACTAGCGGAGCAACGATATACTTTACGACAAATGGTGATCAACCATCCGAATCTAGTCAGAAATATTGCGCGCCAATTGTCGTTGAGCAAGATATGGTCATCAAAGCAATTGCAGTAAAAGATGGACTAAAGGCTAGTAATATGACCGAATTCACCTACACTGTTTTCGATGAAGAAGCAGGTATGCAAATTCATCATATTCAAGGGGAGTCACATGAATCACCACTAGAAAATACGTTTGTTAACGACATCCAAGGTGTAGTGACGTATACGTATAAAATAGGTAGCGGAAACTATTTTCACTTCCAAACACCGGATAATCTAGCGGATGACAATGAAAACACGTCTGAAGGGTTGGTCGTATTTACAGGAAACAAGAAAGCAAATGTCAATATTGGTGATTTAGTCAGCGTTTCTGGAACTGTTGAAGAATTTCATATCGACGGCTACTTCAATACGAAACAAGCTACCGATTTATCAGTTACACAAATTAATGCAAGAGATGATCGTGGTGGAATCATTGAAACGGTGAAGAGCAATGTCGCACTCCCAGCACCCATCTTGATTAATGAAGATAACCTTCCAACTGAAGTGATTGATAATGATAGCTTCGAACAATTTGATCCGGAAGAAGATGCGATTGATTTTTGGGAAAGCTTAGAGGGGATGCTTGTCGAAGTTGGCACAGTTAAGGCTGTTGCCCCACAAGAACATGGTGATTTAATCACTGTGCTTGAATCTAGGGAAACCAATACGCTTCATGGCGGTGTTAAATTAACAGAGGAAACAGCAAACCCAGACCGAATCCAGTTTAAATTACATGATAATAACCAAGCAAGAGATTTCGAAGTAGCAACAGGCGATATTTTTGAAGGCCCAATTACAGGCGTTGTGAATTACGGCTTCCAAAACTTTAAAATTTATGCTGATTTAGCAGATATGCAAGCGAAATTCGTCAAAGGTGAGGCAACACCAGAAACAACGACAATTGTTAAAGAAGAGGATAAGCTAACGATTGCTTCTTATAACTTAGAGAATTTCTCGAATAACCCCACGTCAACTTCAGACGATAAAGCTAGAAAGTTAGCCAGAGCATTTGCATCAGATATGCAAAATCCTGATATCATTGGCGTGACTGAAGTCCAAGATAATAATGGCCAAGATGCTGGAGACGCGCAGGCGAATGAAAGCTATGAACGATTGATCGAGACAATAGTTGATGCTGGCGGCGTAAGGTATGAATACGCCAATATTGATCCGGTAAATAATGCGGATGGTGGAGCACCCAATGCGAATATCCGTGTTGGTATCCTATACAATCCAGACCGTGTCAGCTTGACGGAAGGTATACCCGCAGGTGATGCAACAACAGCAGTTGGCTATGAAAACGGGAGATTAACGCATAATCCAGGTCGAATTGATCCGAATAATGCAGCATTTAATAATAGCCGTAAACCATTAGCAGCGCAATTTGACTTTCAAGGTGAAAATGTAATTGTCATCGCTAACCACTGGAATTCGAAATCTGGTGATACACCGTTATTTGGTTCTACACAACCGCCTATTTATGGAAGTGAAGTACAGCGTAAGCAAATTGCAACGGTTGTCTCTGATTTTATAGCAGAGATTAAAACAGAAAATCCGAATGAAAATATTGTTTCTGTTGGTGACTTCAATGATTTTCAGTTCACCGAAGCACTGAAAATCCATGAAGGCGATCATATGACAAATATGATTCACAAAGTCGATGAGCAAGATCGTTACACCTATCTTTTCCAAGGGAATTCACAAGTGCTCGATCATATTTTAGTGTCGAACAATTTAGTGGAAGAAACGGAAATTGATATACTTCATATTAATGCGGATTTTACCGACATGGCTGGACGTGCAAGTGATCATGACCCAGTGATGGTGAAGGTTGGCTTACATGGTGAGGAGTCAGAGAATCCAGAAGAACCGGCGCCAATTACACCAGAGAAAATATACGATTTTACAAACATGGAAGCACATGAGCTGATTCTTCACGATCGGAGCGTCTCTGTCAAGCTTGATGCAAATTCGAAGATTAAAAAAGGAATTACGGTTACCGGCGAATATGCGGAATTCCATGGGGATGGGTTTAAGAAAACTGACGTCACAATCAAACCTAAAAAAGCTGGAGCAATCATTGATTTCAAAGGGACGGTAATATCAAAAGTAACCGTTGAAGGTAAAAATGTCTCTGAGCTAAGAGGCGTAGAAAATATTAAAAAGATTAAATATAAAAAAGGCGCCGATCCAGACAAGATAATAATAACGGATACGAATGGTTTGCCAATTGGTTCTGTTATAACACCAGAGAAAAATGTGGATTATGGGAACGTGAATACAGGTAAATTAAATATTCATGATAAATCTATTGCAGTCACCCTTGGTGCAAAAGCAAATGTGAAAAATGGTGTCGTATTTACTGGCGAGTACGCGGAATTTTATGGAGAGGGTTTCAAGAATAATACGTTAACAATCAAACCCAAAAAGTCTGGTGCCATTATTGATTTCAAAGGAACTGAAATGTCGAAGGTCACCATTGAAGGCAAAAATGTAGCAGAGCTAAGAGGAACGGAAAATGTTCAAAAGTTCGACTATAAGAAAGGCGCAGATCCAGATAAGATTAAATTCCCTAGTATACCGGAAAATCAAGCGCCAGTATTGAAGAAGTCTATTGAAAATCAAAAGGTAACCGATGGAGAAAATATTGAATTAAAGTTATCAGATTACTTTTCTGATCCGGATGGAGATGCACTCACATTTTCATCAACAAAAGGAACAGTTAATCAGGAGAGTACAATACTCACCCTTCAACTTGAGGTAGGTAGTCACATTGTTTCAGTTACAGCAACTGATGGCACCAACAGTATTACTGAAGCATTCAGTGTAACGGTTGAGGAAGCTGAAGTTGAAGAGCCACCAGTGGATGATTATTATGCAGATGCGATTGGTAAAAAGGGTGAAATATTAAAATCAACCTTACATGAGATTATTGATGATCATCAGCAACTCTCCTACAGTGAAGTATGGGATGCCTTGAAAGTCACGGATGAAGACCCAAATAATCCGAATAACGTCATTCTCCTTTATTCAGGAGACTCACGTTCGAAAAATCTCAATGGCGGCGCAGTCGGTGACTGGAACCGGGAGCATACTTGGGCAAAATCACATGGGAATTTTGGAACAAGTAAAGGACCAGGGACGGATATTCATCATCTCCGACCAACCGATGTCCAAGTCAATAGCGCTCGAGGAAACCTTGATTTCGACAATGGCGGGACTGCCAACGTAAAGAATTGTGCAGAATGTAAGCGTGATGGTGATTCATGGGAGCCACCTAATGATGTGAAAGGTGACGTAGCAAGAATGCTGTTTTACATGGCTGTCCGCTATGAAGCAGGCGACAAGGTAGACTTAGAGCTAAATGACCAAGTCAATAATGGAAGCAATCCCTATCACGGAAAACTATCTGTTTTACTCGAATGGCATGAACAGGATCCCGTCAGTGAATGGGAATTGAATCGCAACGAAAAAATCGAAGAAATCCAAGGCAATCGCAATCCATTTATCGATTATCCAGAATGGGCAAATGATATTTGGGGCGAAGGGGCATAG
- a CDS encoding bifunctional UDP-sugar hydrolase/5'-nucleotidase, whose amino-acid sequence MRTSRWKKSSNLILSASLAVSLLLTGIPSTTGATTTSSAETEFEKVYDLKNYKTGKLMIHDSSASITLHSSSTIKNGVVFTGNYASFFGDGFKKTSVTIKPKKAGTIVDFNGIEMSKVIIERNNVSEIRGAGNVQQIEYVKGANPDAIKFPFDLSIMHTNDTHGHLDNVAKRVTAVKEVRAEKPNALLLDAGDVFSGTLYFNEFHGMADLQFMNLMGYDAMTFGNHEFDLGSSQEGHQALVDFIEAARFPFVSSNVDFSGDDKFTGLFSDLISSEPEEGRIYNGIIKEINGEKVGIFGLTTADTADISSPDAVTFSDYIEEAERAVAAFESQGVDKIIAVTHIGYDDNPAVDNDLILAATVAGIDVIVGGHSHSQLNEPIVIDRDETGATKDPTLIVQAFQYSQFLGTLDVEFDKEGVITDFNGELIPVDEKVADPEAAAMLKVYSDRVEEVSNTETGAIAESKLENPRSSGDNTLPSVRKNETPLGNLITDGMLSKAKTYNPNVIMALQNGGGIRTSIDAGPITVGEVISVLPFGNTLATMDLTGAELKEAFEISFRDYPRENGGFLHVSGAKITFDSGKPVGERVVSISYKNEDGTYTEISDHETYAIATNAFTAKGGDGYTVFASAYEAGRVTDLGLSDWENFAEHLSSLGNINPTVEGRIIDVAE is encoded by the coding sequence ATGCGTACAAGTAGATGGAAAAAAAGTTCAAATCTAATATTGTCAGCAAGTTTAGCAGTTAGTCTATTATTAACTGGGATACCGTCTACAACTGGAGCTACGACGACCTCATCAGCAGAAACGGAATTCGAAAAAGTATATGATTTAAAGAATTATAAAACTGGAAAGTTAATGATACACGACTCAAGTGCATCGATTACACTCCATTCATCGTCAACAATAAAGAATGGTGTTGTATTCACGGGCAATTATGCATCGTTTTTTGGTGATGGATTCAAAAAAACCTCCGTTACGATTAAACCCAAAAAAGCAGGGACGATTGTTGACTTTAATGGGATTGAAATGTCGAAAGTGATTATTGAAAGAAATAATGTATCTGAAATTAGAGGCGCTGGAAACGTTCAACAGATTGAATATGTAAAGGGTGCGAACCCAGATGCGATTAAGTTTCCGTTTGATCTATCTATTATGCATACCAATGATACACATGGACATTTAGATAATGTAGCAAAACGGGTTACAGCAGTAAAGGAAGTACGGGCAGAAAAACCAAATGCGCTTCTTCTTGATGCGGGAGATGTCTTTTCGGGAACATTGTATTTCAATGAGTTTCATGGAATGGCAGACTTACAATTTATGAACTTAATGGGTTATGATGCGATGACATTTGGTAATCATGAATTTGATTTAGGTTCATCACAAGAAGGACATCAAGCATTAGTAGACTTTATTGAAGCGGCCAGGTTCCCATTTGTCAGTTCGAATGTGGATTTTTCAGGAGACGATAAATTTACGGGCTTATTCAGTGATTTAATCTCAAGTGAACCAGAAGAAGGGAGAATCTACAACGGAATCATTAAGGAGATTAATGGAGAAAAAGTGGGGATCTTTGGGCTAACAACCGCCGATACAGCCGACATTTCAAGTCCAGATGCTGTGACTTTTAGCGACTATATTGAAGAAGCTGAAAGAGCTGTCGCTGCATTTGAAAGCCAAGGCGTGGACAAGATTATTGCTGTGACACATATTGGTTACGATGATAACCCGGCAGTTGATAATGATTTGATTTTAGCTGCAACAGTTGCTGGAATTGATGTGATTGTTGGCGGTCATAGTCATTCACAATTAAATGAGCCTATAGTCATTGACCGAGATGAAACTGGCGCAACAAAGGATCCAACACTCATTGTCCAAGCCTTTCAATACAGTCAGTTTCTAGGAACCTTAGATGTTGAGTTTGATAAAGAGGGCGTCATCACTGACTTTAATGGGGAATTAATCCCTGTCGATGAAAAAGTTGCAGATCCCGAAGCTGCCGCTATGTTAAAGGTATACTCGGATAGAGTAGAAGAAGTTTCAAATACAGAAACTGGTGCAATAGCAGAAAGTAAATTAGAAAATCCACGATCGAGTGGTGATAATACATTACCAAGTGTTCGCAAAAATGAAACGCCATTAGGTAACTTGATTACAGATGGGATGCTATCAAAAGCGAAAACGTATAATCCTAATGTAATCATGGCATTACAAAACGGTGGTGGGATACGGACTTCAATTGACGCGGGTCCAATTACGGTTGGAGAAGTAATTTCTGTCCTTCCATTTGGCAATACGTTAGCAACGATGGACCTAACGGGAGCTGAATTAAAAGAAGCGTTTGAAATTAGTTTCCGAGACTACCCACGCGAAAATGGCGGTTTCTTACATGTATCAGGTGCAAAAATAACATTTGATTCAGGGAAGCCTGTTGGTGAGCGTGTTGTTTCCATATCCTATAAAAATGAAGATGGCACTTACACAGAAATTAGTGATCATGAGACTTATGCCATCGCGACAAATGCATTTACCGCTAAAGGTGGAGACGGCTACACAGTTTTTGCAAGCGCATATGAAGCAGGTCGAGTAACAGATTTAGGTCTAAGTGATTGGGAAAACTTTGCTGAACATCTAAGTAGTTTAGGAAATATTAATCCAACAGTTGAAGGTCGAATTATCGACGTGGCCGAATAA
- the asnB gene encoding asparagine synthase (glutamine-hydrolyzing), producing MNGFTGFIGETKNASLVLDEMMNQIRHRGPESSGSFIENDVALGCLSLRSIGMEERKLHFKAQDSFVVAYDGQIYNHDELRGKLISKGYVFETDTISELLIHGYIAYAEKLPEKLRGVFAFVIWDRKNKKSFGARDRFGVKPFYYAYMNDTFFIGSEIKSFLPHPNFVKELNKKALKPYLTFQFPVLNETFFKGVFKLKAAHYLTFDNGKISTERYWSPNFNPTEQPLKEIVEEIDDVLRESVRVHQVSDRKVGAFLSSGVDSSYVTTLLQPEKTFTVGFSKKNFSEIDIAKKLSDELGIQNVNKIIDPALCFDQLEEILYMMDEPHSNPSIIPMYFLAELASREVSVVLTGEGADELFGGYDEYNMTKMLKRYKKIPMPVRKSLGSLAKSLPEVRGKHFLIKGGLSLEEWFIGRAKVFEEKEVRNLLTKSFKDAPSVQEIVKPIYKKVEKEDDITKMQYLDMHLWLVDDILLKADKMNMAHSLEIRSPFLDREVMGIAEKVPAKYRVNEIDTKYALRLAAKRALPEDYAKRKKIGFPVPIHHWIREEKYYLRIKASFESEEAAEFFNQQSIMNLLNNHYQGKMKNGRKIWAIYLFLIWHKRYFMAENAVRDDRRLVVSSSI from the coding sequence GTGAATGGATTTACGGGATTTATCGGCGAAACTAAAAATGCTTCACTTGTATTGGATGAAATGATGAATCAGATTCGTCATCGCGGACCAGAATCGTCGGGTAGCTTTATTGAAAACGATGTAGCACTAGGCTGTTTATCATTAAGAAGTATTGGAATGGAAGAGCGTAAGCTACATTTCAAAGCGCAAGATTCATTTGTTGTGGCTTATGATGGCCAGATTTATAATCATGATGAGTTAAGGGGAAAACTTATTTCAAAAGGTTATGTATTTGAAACGGACACAATTAGTGAATTACTTATACACGGTTACATAGCGTATGCTGAAAAGTTGCCTGAGAAACTGCGCGGTGTATTCGCATTCGTTATATGGGATCGAAAAAACAAAAAGTCATTTGGTGCTCGCGATAGGTTTGGCGTCAAGCCTTTTTATTATGCCTATATGAATGATACGTTTTTCATAGGGTCTGAGATTAAAAGCTTTCTTCCGCACCCCAACTTCGTTAAAGAACTAAACAAAAAGGCGCTAAAACCTTATTTAACATTCCAGTTTCCGGTATTAAATGAAACCTTTTTTAAAGGTGTTTTTAAATTAAAAGCAGCACATTATTTAACATTTGATAACGGAAAAATATCTACGGAACGCTACTGGTCTCCAAATTTTAATCCGACAGAACAACCATTGAAAGAAATTGTGGAAGAAATTGATGATGTGCTGAGAGAATCAGTTCGTGTACATCAAGTGAGTGATCGAAAAGTAGGGGCGTTTTTATCGAGCGGTGTGGATTCAAGTTATGTAACCACCCTTTTACAACCCGAAAAAACATTTACAGTAGGTTTTAGTAAAAAAAACTTTTCCGAAATAGATATTGCGAAAAAGTTGTCAGATGAATTGGGGATTCAAAACGTTAATAAAATTATAGATCCAGCACTATGCTTTGATCAATTAGAAGAGATTTTATACATGATGGATGAACCACACTCAAATCCCTCAATCATACCCATGTATTTTTTGGCGGAACTTGCCAGCCGCGAAGTCTCGGTAGTGCTCACAGGAGAAGGCGCCGATGAATTATTTGGTGGCTATGATGAATATAATATGACAAAAATGCTGAAAAGATATAAAAAAATTCCGATGCCAGTTCGTAAGTCGCTAGGAAGTCTCGCGAAAAGTTTACCTGAAGTGAGAGGGAAGCATTTTTTAATAAAAGGCGGACTTTCACTAGAAGAGTGGTTTATTGGTCGTGCGAAAGTGTTTGAAGAAAAAGAAGTGCGCAACCTGCTAACGAAGTCGTTTAAAGATGCACCATCTGTACAAGAAATTGTGAAACCTATCTATAAGAAAGTAGAAAAAGAAGATGACATAACAAAAATGCAGTACTTAGACATGCACCTCTGGTTAGTAGACGATATTTTATTGAAAGCTGATAAAATGAATATGGCACATTCACTAGAGATACGCTCACCGTTTTTGGATCGCGAAGTCATGGGGATTGCTGAAAAAGTGCCAGCGAAATATCGAGTAAATGAAATAGATACAAAATATGCATTACGGTTAGCAGCGAAAAGAGCGCTACCAGAAGATTATGCAAAACGAAAAAAGATTGGATTCCCAGTTCCGATTCATCATTGGATAAGGGAAGAAAAATATTATTTAAGAATCAAGGCTAGTTTTGAAAGTGAAGAAGCAGCAGAGTTCTTTAACCAACAGTCAATTATGAACTTATTAAACAATCATTATCAAGGTAAAATGAAAAATGGTCGAAAAATATGGGCAATTTATTTATTTTTAATCTGGCATAAGAGGTATTTTATGGCGGAAAATGCTGTGAGGGATGATCGTAGACTTGTAGTTTCATCGTCAATTTGA
- a CDS encoding helix-turn-helix domain-containing protein: MTNYLAEYAYFTTEYDLEQALSVHKQDHWRAMNNTDRDVLNVIYRHSMEFGAAHLKHDTIATAIGKSNVTVRRSIRKLIKLGIVDRIHYIRPLKNGLGANIYAIRPS; encoded by the coding sequence ATGACAAACTATTTAGCAGAATACGCGTATTTCACAACTGAATATGACTTAGAACAGGCACTTTCCGTGCATAAGCAAGACCATTGGCGCGCGATGAACAATACAGACCGCGATGTACTTAACGTGATTTACCGCCATTCCATGGAATTTGGAGCAGCACATTTAAAACATGATACGATTGCTACGGCAATTGGAAAATCCAACGTCACCGTGCGCCGATCGATTCGTAAACTGATAAAGCTTGGCATCGTCGATCGTATTCATTACATCCGGCCACTGAAGAACGGTCTCGGTGCAAATATTTATGCGATTAGGCCTAGCTGA
- a CDS encoding DMT family transporter codes for MNNIVKGILLMLISSIGFAIMTLFVKLSGDLPSVQKTFFRNVVSAVIAFGLVIYHRESLFGKRENQLVLLSRSIFGTLGIIFLFYAIDHLVLSDADMLNKMSPFLVIIFSAIFLKERVLPFQMVTIVMAFIGMLFIIKPSFSADFVPYLVGVLSAIFAAAAYTFLRVLGNREKFYTVVFYFSFFSTIVLLPFLIWLYEPMTGKQLTYLLLAGLFATVGQFGITLAYKYAAARDISIFTYSTVIFTTILSFTFFGEGPDGYSLIGYVIILGAMLYMFFRGRKSAPPV; via the coding sequence GTCAGGTGATCTTCCTTCTGTACAAAAAACGTTTTTTCGAAATGTTGTATCAGCAGTCATTGCGTTTGGACTAGTGATTTATCATAGGGAAAGTTTATTTGGTAAACGGGAAAACCAGTTAGTTTTGCTAAGCCGTTCAATTTTTGGGACGTTGGGCATCATCTTTCTATTTTATGCAATCGATCATCTGGTTTTGTCGGATGCGGATATGTTAAACAAAATGAGTCCATTTTTAGTCATTATTTTTTCAGCCATATTTTTAAAGGAAAGGGTGTTGCCTTTCCAAATGGTAACGATTGTCATGGCGTTTATCGGAATGCTTTTTATCATTAAGCCTTCTTTTTCTGCGGACTTCGTTCCTTATCTCGTCGGGGTTTTATCGGCTATATTCGCAGCAGCTGCCTATACATTCTTAAGAGTGTTAGGAAATCGAGAAAAATTTTATACGGTTGTCTTTTATTTTTCCTTCTTTTCAACGATCGTGCTATTACCGTTTTTGATTTGGCTTTATGAACCGATGACGGGTAAACAGCTTACATATTTATTGCTCGCAGGTTTATTTGCCACGGTTGGTCAATTTGGGATTACGTTAGCGTACAAATATGCAGCGGCTCGCGATATATCGATTTTTACCTATTCGACGGTGATCTTTACGACGATATTGAGCTTCACATTTTTTGGAGAAGGGCCGGATGGGTATAGCTTAATCGGCTACGTTATTATTTTAGGTGCAATGTTATACATGTTCTTCAGAGGCAGAAAATCAGCACCGCCAGTATGA